One window of Diabrotica undecimpunctata isolate CICGRU chromosome 8, icDiaUnde3, whole genome shotgun sequence genomic DNA carries:
- the LOC140448141 gene encoding activating signal cointegrator 1 complex subunit 1-like — MSDKIVKTIMKSKPIRMWIDGNCFNLKEYKWKQKRDIINNSNATKSNIKIVGVGNDKSIENNDKTIECDKNIENIVAEDTQEVYDIQVEADSQGKLSTSIELPVFYYNKLNQHHSENINEIKSKTKTDIFIPKNEKTERVVISGGDEGSIKEALNEIHCILGQIRNMAMALQFIAIRLTNEEIISNFEKFKNEILAECSLRGMHESIFQKSLKLHLTIDIFVLLNEREKKEAVQALEDYKESVLKPMIEKSGPLKIHVAGIECMNNDYENVHVLYAKAKILNETDEMTLQTLANGLSVHFYERGLLKKHQENIKLHMTLINTKYRAEPGSPRRRWIKRKSIDARKIMEKYKDYEFGQCDLNSIHIANISTLAKDGFYELLASVDL; from the exons atgtctgataaaattgttaaaactatCATGAAATCGAAACCTATTCGTATGTGGATAGATGGCAATTGCTTTAACCTGAAAGAATATAAATGGAAACAAAAAAGAG ATATAATAAACAATAGTAATGCTACTAAAAGTAATATCAAAATTGTTGGGGTTGGGAATGACAAGAGTATTGAAAATAATGACAAGACTATTGAGTGTGATAAAAATATTGAGAATATAGTGGCGGAAGACACACAAGAGGTGTATGATATTCAGGTAGAAGCTGATAGTCAAGGGAAATTATCCACAAGTATTGAACTGCCTGT attCTACTACAATAAATTGAACCAACATCATTctgaaaatataaatgaaattaaGAGTAAAACAAAAACAGATATATTTATACCAAAAAATGAGAAAACAGAAAGAGTGGTTATCTCTGGAGGTGATGAAGGAAGTATAAAGGAAGCTTTAAATGAAATTCATTGTATATTGGGTCAAATTAGAAATATGGCAATGGCTTTACAGTTCATCGCAATTCGATTGACAAATGAAGAAATTATATCTAATTTCGAAAAATTCAAAAATGAAATATTGGCAGAGTGTTCTTTGAGAGGAATGCATGAATCGATATttcaaaaatcattaaaattgcATCTGACCATTGATATATTTGTGTTGTTAAATGAAAGAGAGAAGAAGGAGGCAGTTCAAGCTCTAGAAGACTACAAAGAAAGTGTTTTGAA acCAATGATAGAAAAATCAGGACCGCTCAAAATACATGTAGCTGGTATTGAGTGCATGAACAATGATTATGAGAATGTCCACGTATTGTATGCCAAAGCGAAAATTCTTAACGAAACTGATGAAATGACTCTACAAACACTCGCAAATGGACTTTCTGTCCATTTTTATGAAAGAG GCTTATTGAAAAAACATCAAGAAAATATCAAACTTCATATGACCTTGATAAACACCAAATACAGAGCAGAACCAGGCAGTCCAAGACGCAGATGGATTAAGAGGAAAAGTATCGATGCTAGAAAAATCatggaaaaatataaagattacGAATTTGGGCAATGCGATCTGAATTCTATACATATAGCAAACATATCAACCTTGGCAAAGGACGGATTTTATGAATTGTTAGCAAGTGTTGACTTGTAA
- the RabX6 gene encoding ras-related protein Rab-30: MASIRVPEQKVILCGEYGVGKSSIFRRYTNNTFVTATDRKSTLGLDHCSKLFHVCDRDLKLQLWDTGGMERVASITSSYYKFAEAAILVFSFDNPASFHVLSQHLLDIVTYAENAKIFLCGNKCDLIDDPPQITDAEIEAFCEQCHNLVSGIYKTSCKTGEGLEEMFTDIGCQLVSMNRSRLELQSIEQHGFKIIPYEEEPEETNCIC, from the exons ATGGCTTCAATTCGAGTTCCTGAGCAAAAGGTTATTTTGTGTGGAGAATATGGTGTAGGAAAAAGTTCAATTTTTCGAAGATACACCAATAATACTTTTGTAACTGCTACCGATAGAAAATCGACTTTGGGATTGGATCATTGTTCGAAACTGTTTCATGTTTGTGATAGGGATTTAAAG CTACAACTGTGGGATACTGGAGGAATGGAAAGGGTAGCTTCCATAACTTCGAGTTATTACAAATTTGCTGAAGCAGCCATTTTAGTCTTTTCATTCGACAACCCAGCATCGTTTCATGTCCTTTCACAACACTTATTAGATATCGTTACTTATGCTGAGAATGCCAAAATCTTTTTATGTGGAAATAAATGTGACTTAATAGATGATCCTCCTCAAATAACTGATGCAGAAATTGAAGCTTTTTg TGAACAATGCCACAATTTGGTCTCAGGAATCTACAAAACTTCATGTAAGACTGGAGAAGGTTTAGAAGAAATGTTCACGGATATAGGGTGTCAGTTAGTCAGTATGAATAGGTCCAGATTAGAACTTCAGTCTATTGAACAACACGGTTTCAAGATAATACCGTACGAGGAAGAACCAGAAGAAACTAACTGTATCTGTTGA
- the LOC140448632 gene encoding facilitated trehalose transporter Tret1-2 homolog: protein MDRENSYFIYWATFSVNLYSLSACTVFSWSSPALVKLASNDTDINPLETPITDFEESWIASAAALGLIFGSILAGVCAGKLGRKKTVILFGVLDLISFILIAHAKQVNLFYIARFIAGLSGGCAVSVIPSYVAEISDDANRGFFNSILSIMGAVSSLCNFAIAPLISIKVFAYFFIGVLTLFFITFVPFVPETPYHFLEHQNSFKAEKALLKLRKSVDVKEELDYLRELILKNKNKTGSWRDILESKAARNGLCICCILLIFQQFMGSNFFGFYMQTILEASGNIIPSHIASIIVGVMQVCICVVSSLLIDRLGRKILLITSSLGAGISMLGVGVFFAFKTHGYNVDSFYWLPTLCMVISVGCFNMGYGPIPWTICGELFSTDVKALCVSTASFVGFTVSFIIVALFPHITAMLGFSTPLIFSGVLALLSNFYLVKYVPETKGKSFEEIQFILKEGQTS from the exons ATGGACCGAGAGAATTCCTATTTTATATATTGGGCAACGTTTTCAG TGAATTTATACAGTCTTAGTGCATGCACAGTATTTTCATGGTCTTCGCCAGCTTTAGTCAAATTAGCTAGCAATGATACGGATATAAATCCCTTGGAAACACCAATAACAGATTTTGAAGAATCTTGGATAGCTTCTGCAGCTGCTTTGGGGCTTATATTTGGAAGTATATTGGCAGGCGTATGTGCAGGAAAGTTAGGACGCAAGAAAACTGTGATACTTTTTGGCGTATTAGAtttaataagttttattttaatagcCCATGCAAAACaggttaatttattttatattgctAGATTTATAGCGGGATTGAGTGGTGGATGTGCAGTATCTGTGATTCCCAGTTATGTAGCTGAAATATCTGACGACGCTAACAGAGGATTCTTTAATTCAATTCTAAGTATTATGGGCGCTGTTTCATCTCTGTGTAATTTTGCTATTGCCCCACTGATATCGATAAAAGTTTTTGCTTACTTTTTTATAGGTGTATTAactttattctttattacatttGTACCTTTTGTACCTGAAACTCCGTATCACTTCTTGGAACATCAAAATAGTTTCAAAGCTGAAAAGGCTCTTCTGAAACTACGCAAAAGTGTAGACGTAAAAGAAGAGCTAGATTATTTAAGagaacttattttaaaaaataaaaataaaacgggtTCCTGGAGGGATATTCTTGAGTCCAAAGCAGCAAGGAATGGTTTGTGTATCTGCTGTATTTTACTAATTTTTCAACAATTCATGGGATCCAACTTTTTTGGATTTTACATGCAAACGATTTTAGAAGCTAGCGGAAATATTATTCCGTCTCATATTGCGTCTATTATTGTAGGAGTCATGCAAGTCTGTATTTGTGTTGTTTCCAGTCTTCTAATAGATAGACTTGGAAGAAAAATATTACTCATTACATCTTCTTTGGGTGCTGGTATATCAATGTTAGGAGTTGGTGTTTTCTTCGCTTTTAAAACTCATGGATACAACGTGGATTCCTTTTATTGGTTGCCAACGTTGTGCATGGTAATCTCTGTTGGATGTTTTAACATGGGATATGGTCCAATTCCGTGGACAATTTGTGGAGAATTATTTTCCACAGATGTGAAAGCATTATGTGTTAGTACAGCCTCTTTCGTTGGATTTACTGTATCATTTATAATAGTGGCATTATTTCCTCATATAACGGCAATGTTAGGGTTCAGCACACCATTAATTTTTTCTGGTGTACTGGCACTGCTTAGTAACTTTTATCTTGTTAAATACGTTCCCGAAACTAAAGGAAAGAGTTTTGAAGAAATTCAGTTTATTTTGAAAGAAGGACAAACATCCTGA